One Spinacia oleracea cultivar Varoflay chromosome 4, BTI_SOV_V1, whole genome shotgun sequence DNA segment encodes these proteins:
- the LOC110801447 gene encoding nuclear transcription factor Y subunit A-1 isoform X2, whose product MPSKSILASQSEPSSHTTTTPTAVCSDPWWQAAAYAPLPLTDAVGNVPKPTLNQQLEMSGSKDDQSLSNAGDDEEEESSKDSETTDGSSGHELQKSQYGESSMSLGSADYYSQHPQLELVGHSIACASTPYPDLYYGGMMAAYGPPPMVPPQFYGMHQPRMPLPLEMAQEPVYVNAKQYHGILRRRQVRAKAELERKLIKIRKPYLHESRHQHALRRARGTGGRFAKKGEAEGSNHSADEKNKSSDAGGSHSHEAREERGDINSSGGTRTGEGQSNQQQWGSGMSKDQAPHCALAI is encoded by the exons ATGCCATCAAAGTCTATTTTGGCAAGCCAGTCTGAGCCTAGTTCCCACACTACCACTACCCCAACAGCAGTCTGTTCCGATCCCTGGTGGCAGGCAGCTGCATATGCTCCGTTGCCTTTAACTGATGCAGTTGGAAATGTTCCTAAACCTACGTTAAATCAACAACTCGAGATGTCGGGATCTAAAGATGACCAGTCATTGTCAAACGCGGgggatgatgaagaagaagagagCAGCAAAGACTCAGAAACTACAG ATGGTAGCAGTGGGCACGAACTCCAGAAATCGCAATATGGTGAGTCCAGTATGTCACTTGGAAGTGCGGATTACTACTCACAACATCCACAACTAGAACTTGTTGGTCACTCAATT GCCTGTGCGTCAACTCCTTATCCTGATCTCTACTATGGCGGAATGATGGCTGCCTATGGACCTCCACCAATG GTTCCTCCCCAGTTTTATGGGATGCATCAACCCAGGATGCCTTTGCCTCTTGAAATGGCACAAGAACCTGTTTATGTAAATGCTAAGCAGTACCATGGAATCTTAAGACGGAGGCAGGTCCGTGCAAAAGCTGAGTTGGAAAGGAAACTTATCAAAATCAGAAAG CCATATCTACATGAGTCTCGCCACCAACATGCTTTGAGAAGGGCAAGAGGTACAGGAGGACGTTTTGCGAAAAAGGGTGAAGCCGAAGGTTCTAACCACTCTGCTGATGAGAAAAATAAATCTTCAG ATGCAGGAGGGTCCCACTCGCACGAGGCTCGTGAAGAACGTGGTGACATCAACAGTTCAGGAGGAACTAGAACTGGTGAAGGCCAGTCTAACCAGCAGCAATGGGGTAGCGGCATGTCCAAAGACCAGGCTCCACATTGTGCACTAGCCATATGA
- the LOC110801435 gene encoding translocation protein SEC62: MKKAGTEKKKVRRSAAGSMQSGGSDTPPRKQAAEKDVYLSFAEKVRDHKDLESRWAVLQETRVEYFRGKDFVSFLKSHKEVRDILGLDSNLEAEDIADVLLKKNLIVRCDRVVKTLRPGKKKLSTWPAHLEIFPVQTFSDNDAFFVWTFIKRHPLWQTLLSFSWPVLTLAICLFPVYPHTAKLVVLYLCAGILLLILSVLLLRATVFGALWILLGKRVWIFPNILAEEATLSELFRFWPKKDEEDSPKWTGRLFYAVLAVVVIMILRHHAPDEAARARYQRRVSNIIDDVLEWSPKLAISGMMKQQPEGVNVTDFQNESANGSGSSSEVPPAPSDADVDFGDEHEDETLDETEDNSGPSQQNHEGV, translated from the exons atgaagaaagcCGGCACCGAGAAGAAGAAAGTCCGGCGATCGGCCGCCGGATCTATGCAAAGCGGCGGCAGCGACACTCCTCCTCGG AAACAAGCTGCAGAGAAGGATGTATACCTGTCATTTGCTGAAAAGGTGAGAGATCATAAAGATTTAGAGTCAAGATGGGCAGTTTTGCAGGAGACACGTGTTGAATACTTCAGGGGGAAGGATTTTGTCAGTTTCTTAAAAAGTCACAAAGAGGTCAGAGATATACTGGGTTTAGATAGTAATCTAGAAGCAGAAGACATTGCTGATGTTCTATTGAAGAAAAACCTCATTGTACGATGTGATCGTGTTGTAAAGACTCTAAGGCCGGGCAAGAAGAAGTTGTCGACATGGCCTGCACATTTGGAGATCTTTCCT GTTCAAACTTTTTCAGACAATGATGCTTTCTTTGTATGGACATTCATAAAGAGGCACCCCTTATGGCAGACACTTCTTTCATTCTCTTGGCCTGTTTTGACATTAGCAATCTGCTTGTTTCCCGTATACCCTCACACAGCCAAGCTTGTGGTACTCTACTTGTGTGCTGGGATTCTTCTACTTATACTTTCCGTTCTACTGT TGAGAGCCACAGTTTTTGGTGCTCTTTGGATACTTCTTGGAAAGCGCGTGTGGATTTTCCCCAACATTCTTGCGGAAGAAGCAACATTAAGTGAATTGTTCCGTTTTTGGCCTAAAAAGGACGAGGAAGATTCACCAAAGTGGACTGGACGGCTTTTCTATGCTGTATTAGCTGTTGTGGTCATAATGATTTTGAGACATCATGCTCCTGATGAAGCTGCTCGAGCTAG GTACCAGAGACGGGTTTCTAACATCATTGACGATGTCCTGGAATGGTCCCCGAAACTTGCTATCTCGGGAATGATGAAGCAACAACCCGAGGGAGTCAACGTGACAGACTTTCAAAACGAGTCTGCAAATGGTAGTGGATCAAGCTCCGAGGTGCCCCCGGCACCAAGTGACGCGGATGTAGATTTTGGCGATGAGCATGAGGATGAAACTTTAGATGAAACCGAGGATAACAGTGGACCATCGCAACAAAATCATGAAGGTGTATGA
- the LOC110801447 gene encoding nuclear transcription factor Y subunit A-1 isoform X3, whose translation MPSKSILASQSEPSSHTTTTPTAVCSDPWWQAAAYAPLPLTDAVGNVPKPTLNQQLEMSGSKDDQSLSNAGDDEEEESSKDSETTGSTSTPRDGSSGHELQKSQYGESSMSLGSADYYSQHPQLELVGHSIACASTPYPDLYYGGMMAAYGPPPMVPPQFYGMHQPRMPLPLEMAQEPVYVNAKQYHGILRRRQVRAKAELERKLIKIRKPYLHESRHQHALRRARGTGGRFAKKGEAEGSNHSADEKNKSSGSASPSIQSSKLDISR comes from the exons ATGCCATCAAAGTCTATTTTGGCAAGCCAGTCTGAGCCTAGTTCCCACACTACCACTACCCCAACAGCAGTCTGTTCCGATCCCTGGTGGCAGGCAGCTGCATATGCTCCGTTGCCTTTAACTGATGCAGTTGGAAATGTTCCTAAACCTACGTTAAATCAACAACTCGAGATGTCGGGATCTAAAGATGACCAGTCATTGTCAAACGCGGgggatgatgaagaagaagagagCAGCAAAGACTCAGAAACTACAGGTTCTACTTCTACCCCTCGAG ATGGTAGCAGTGGGCACGAACTCCAGAAATCGCAATATGGTGAGTCCAGTATGTCACTTGGAAGTGCGGATTACTACTCACAACATCCACAACTAGAACTTGTTGGTCACTCAATT GCCTGTGCGTCAACTCCTTATCCTGATCTCTACTATGGCGGAATGATGGCTGCCTATGGACCTCCACCAATG GTTCCTCCCCAGTTTTATGGGATGCATCAACCCAGGATGCCTTTGCCTCTTGAAATGGCACAAGAACCTGTTTATGTAAATGCTAAGCAGTACCATGGAATCTTAAGACGGAGGCAGGTCCGTGCAAAAGCTGAGTTGGAAAGGAAACTTATCAAAATCAGAAAG CCATATCTACATGAGTCTCGCCACCAACATGCTTTGAGAAGGGCAAGAGGTACAGGAGGACGTTTTGCGAAAAAGGGTGAAGCCGAAGGTTCTAACCACTCTGCTGATGAGAAAAATAAATCTTCAGGTTCGGCTTCACCTTCCATCCAGTCTTCAAAATTGGATATTTCAAGATGA
- the LOC110801447 gene encoding nuclear transcription factor Y subunit A-1 isoform X1, with translation MPSKSILASQSEPSSHTTTTPTAVCSDPWWQAAAYAPLPLTDAVGNVPKPTLNQQLEMSGSKDDQSLSNAGDDEEEESSKDSETTGSTSTPRDGSSGHELQKSQYGESSMSLGSADYYSQHPQLELVGHSIACASTPYPDLYYGGMMAAYGPPPMVPPQFYGMHQPRMPLPLEMAQEPVYVNAKQYHGILRRRQVRAKAELERKLIKIRKPYLHESRHQHALRRARGTGGRFAKKGEAEGSNHSADEKNKSSDAGGSHSHEAREERGDINSSGGTRTGEGQSNQQQWGSGMSKDQAPHCALAI, from the exons ATGCCATCAAAGTCTATTTTGGCAAGCCAGTCTGAGCCTAGTTCCCACACTACCACTACCCCAACAGCAGTCTGTTCCGATCCCTGGTGGCAGGCAGCTGCATATGCTCCGTTGCCTTTAACTGATGCAGTTGGAAATGTTCCTAAACCTACGTTAAATCAACAACTCGAGATGTCGGGATCTAAAGATGACCAGTCATTGTCAAACGCGGgggatgatgaagaagaagagagCAGCAAAGACTCAGAAACTACAGGTTCTACTTCTACCCCTCGAG ATGGTAGCAGTGGGCACGAACTCCAGAAATCGCAATATGGTGAGTCCAGTATGTCACTTGGAAGTGCGGATTACTACTCACAACATCCACAACTAGAACTTGTTGGTCACTCAATT GCCTGTGCGTCAACTCCTTATCCTGATCTCTACTATGGCGGAATGATGGCTGCCTATGGACCTCCACCAATG GTTCCTCCCCAGTTTTATGGGATGCATCAACCCAGGATGCCTTTGCCTCTTGAAATGGCACAAGAACCTGTTTATGTAAATGCTAAGCAGTACCATGGAATCTTAAGACGGAGGCAGGTCCGTGCAAAAGCTGAGTTGGAAAGGAAACTTATCAAAATCAGAAAG CCATATCTACATGAGTCTCGCCACCAACATGCTTTGAGAAGGGCAAGAGGTACAGGAGGACGTTTTGCGAAAAAGGGTGAAGCCGAAGGTTCTAACCACTCTGCTGATGAGAAAAATAAATCTTCAG ATGCAGGAGGGTCCCACTCGCACGAGGCTCGTGAAGAACGTGGTGACATCAACAGTTCAGGAGGAACTAGAACTGGTGAAGGCCAGTCTAACCAGCAGCAATGGGGTAGCGGCATGTCCAAAGACCAGGCTCCACATTGTGCACTAGCCATATGA